The following are encoded in a window of Rubellicoccus peritrichatus genomic DNA:
- a CDS encoding prepilin-type N-terminal cleavage/methylation domain-containing protein: protein MHGYENPAESICLRKGMSLVEVLIGMTILSIVVMAGIAALPEIRQVTYRSDQYREAATILGAQLEELRTLTYEQLSDRIDADQNNYGDTMKSSWDNSTLEDVAYTKSEITFNGSPYTVEEITNYMSWNGTTEKAIQSHVTVSWDGPIKKESISAYTVFTENGLSDRKFSLAN from the coding sequence ATGCATGGCTACGAAAATCCTGCAGAATCGATCTGCTTGCGTAAAGGCATGTCGCTTGTCGAGGTGCTGATCGGAATGACGATTTTGTCTATTGTGGTTATGGCCGGCATCGCAGCATTGCCGGAAATCAGGCAGGTGACCTATCGCTCTGATCAATACCGGGAAGCTGCAACTATATTAGGCGCTCAGCTGGAGGAATTGCGGACCCTGACTTATGAGCAACTTAGTGACAGAATTGACGCTGATCAAAATAACTACGGCGATACCATGAAAAGCAGTTGGGATAACTCTACGCTTGAGGACGTTGCTTACACTAAATCGGAGATAACATTCAACGGGAGTCCCTATACTGTCGAAGAAATCACAAATTATATGAGCTGGAACGGCACAACTGAGAAGGCGATTCAATCCCACGTTACTGTTAGCTGGGATGGCCCAATCAAAAAGGAAAGTATTTCTGCCTATACAGTTTTTACCGAAAATGGTCTATCAGATAGAAAATTCAGTCTTGCGAACTAG
- a CDS encoding phosphoribosylaminoimidazolesuccinocarboxamide synthase, giving the protein MLEPPELPYKKVGSGKVREIYDLGPNLLIVASDRLSAFDVILSRGVPGKGILLTQLSLWWFQQTKSVMQNHLAADHDRQLEEVIGKYPDLLPRSMLVRKLTPLKLEAVVRGYLAGSGWSEYKKTGKLWDHELPAGLLESSALPQPLFTPTTKAETGHDMPVTANEAKEIVGADVFDAAREATLKLYDLGAQKATQSGLILADTKFEFGTDASGDLYLIDEVLTPDSSRYWPQEGYAPGKPQPAFDKQYVRDYLETLDWDKTHPGPELPTSVITNTQKKYIEALEYLMK; this is encoded by the coding sequence ATGCTTGAGCCTCCTGAATTACCCTACAAAAAGGTTGGTTCGGGAAAAGTCCGGGAAATATACGACCTGGGCCCTAATTTGTTAATTGTTGCAAGTGATCGGCTTTCCGCCTTTGACGTCATCCTGTCCCGAGGAGTCCCTGGAAAAGGCATTTTGCTGACCCAACTCAGCCTCTGGTGGTTTCAACAGACGAAATCCGTCATGCAAAACCATCTTGCGGCTGATCACGACAGGCAACTGGAAGAAGTCATTGGGAAATACCCGGATTTACTGCCACGCTCAATGCTGGTGCGCAAATTGACTCCCTTGAAGCTGGAAGCAGTTGTCCGAGGCTACCTGGCTGGAAGTGGCTGGAGCGAATACAAGAAGACTGGAAAGCTCTGGGACCACGAGCTTCCGGCTGGATTGCTCGAAAGCAGTGCACTTCCCCAGCCGCTCTTCACACCAACCACCAAAGCCGAGACAGGACATGACATGCCGGTGACGGCCAATGAGGCCAAAGAGATTGTCGGAGCTGATGTTTTTGATGCTGCTAGAGAAGCAACACTAAAACTCTACGACTTAGGGGCTCAAAAAGCTACGCAAAGCGGCCTTATTCTTGCCGATACGAAATTTGAATTCGGCACAGATGCTTCAGGCGATCTCTATCTGATCGACGAGGTGCTAACGCCTGATTCGTCACGCTACTGGCCCCAGGAAGGCTATGCGCCCGGCAAACCTCAACCTGCCTTCGACAAGCAATACGTCCGTGACTATCTGGAAACACTGGACTGGGATAAAACCCACCCCGGACCGGAGCTCCCAACTTCAGTTATTACCAATACTCAAAAGAAATACATCGAAGCCCTGGAGTATTTGATGAAGTGA
- a CDS encoding NAD(P)-dependent oxidoreductase produces the protein MSSEKQIIGFIGTGVMGKSMAAHLLKANHPVNVWTRTAGKAEPLLQEGAKWMDSIAVLAQQSDVVISIVGFPKDVEEIYLGEHGVIRNAKPGTLLIDMTTSSPALAKKIAEAAAEKSLHALDAPVSGGDKGAREATLSIMVGGDKGIFEKALPVLQIMGKNIVYQGSSGSGQHTKMANQIAGACNMIGVCEAMAYAKSSGLDPYTALKSIESGASGSWTMSNLATKMLDGDFEPGFYVKHFIKDMNIAIESSESMELETPGLKLVRSLYQKLADKGFEDDGTHALFKLWDS, from the coding sequence ATGAGTAGCGAAAAACAAATCATAGGCTTTATTGGAACCGGCGTCATGGGCAAAAGCATGGCGGCCCACTTATTGAAAGCAAATCATCCAGTGAATGTCTGGACTCGAACCGCGGGCAAGGCCGAGCCTCTCCTGCAGGAAGGAGCAAAATGGATGGACTCCATCGCAGTACTAGCGCAGCAGAGTGATGTCGTAATCTCAATCGTTGGCTTCCCCAAAGATGTCGAAGAAATCTATCTTGGGGAACACGGTGTTATCAGAAATGCAAAGCCTGGAACACTGCTTATTGACATGACCACCAGCAGCCCGGCTCTGGCCAAAAAGATTGCAGAAGCCGCAGCTGAAAAATCCCTGCATGCATTGGATGCACCAGTGTCGGGTGGCGACAAAGGAGCCCGCGAAGCAACCCTTTCCATCATGGTTGGTGGCGATAAAGGCATTTTTGAAAAAGCACTGCCTGTTCTCCAAATCATGGGGAAGAACATTGTATATCAAGGCTCCAGTGGAAGTGGACAGCACACCAAAATGGCCAATCAAATCGCTGGCGCCTGCAACATGATCGGCGTATGCGAAGCCATGGCTTACGCCAAGTCATCCGGGCTCGATCCCTACACTGCCCTCAAGAGTATCGAAAGCGGCGCTTCAGGCAGTTGGACCATGTCAAACCTTGCCACAAAAATGCTCGATGGAGATTTTGAGCCAGGCTTCTACGTCAAACATTTCATCAAGGACATGAATATCGCAATCGAGTCATCCGAAAGCATGGAGTTGGAAACCCCTGGCCTAAAACTCGTCCGCTCACTATATCAGAAACTCGCAGACAAGGGTTTTGAAGACGACGGCACACATGCTCTCTTCAAACTCTGGGATTCATAA
- a CDS encoding NAD(P)-binding domain-containing protein — protein MPQCKKRVAIIGAGAAGLIAAREAIHEGLQIVVYEGAEDVGGVWIYRSEVEDDLLGQSPHKRIYCSLYESLRTNLPRELMAFSDYPFDSRGGGKDEWPQFMTHHHVNQYLKNFAKNFGVYQHIQFQTKVVRVEKHENQKWLIQLDNGAIEIFDAVMVCNGHYSKPRIATVPGMEHFKGLLMHSHNYRRPKPFSGKRVVVLGAGASGEDISREIALQAKAVYWCAEAFNNLDESSKSTEWPEQRAGVAKIENATDVHLKDGSKIGDVDAFLFCTGYHYEFPFLADGIISVEDNWVHPLYLELIPPEHTNIAFIGLPHSVIPFPLFEMQSKWYLRRLSGRFEFPSMDTMSLSVAQQETTLREEGRPQRHYHKMGDEQFAYINLLATQCGANPLPDWFETLAHEAREKRNQYPHLYRDLPLKNTPKYHTKLSQLK, from the coding sequence ATGCCTCAATGCAAAAAACGTGTTGCTATCATTGGCGCTGGTGCCGCCGGGCTCATCGCAGCGCGCGAGGCGATACACGAGGGATTGCAAATCGTCGTTTACGAAGGAGCCGAAGATGTTGGTGGCGTCTGGATATACCGCTCCGAAGTCGAAGATGATCTACTGGGCCAGTCCCCACATAAGCGGATTTACTGCTCTTTGTATGAATCGCTGAGAACAAATCTGCCACGTGAGTTGATGGCCTTTTCTGACTATCCTTTTGATTCCAGGGGCGGTGGTAAAGATGAATGGCCTCAATTCATGACTCATCACCACGTTAATCAATACCTGAAAAATTTTGCGAAGAATTTCGGCGTATACCAACATATTCAGTTTCAGACAAAAGTCGTCCGTGTCGAGAAACATGAAAACCAGAAATGGCTGATCCAGCTGGACAACGGTGCCATTGAAATTTTTGATGCGGTCATGGTCTGCAATGGCCATTACAGCAAACCGCGAATTGCTACGGTTCCCGGTATGGAGCATTTCAAAGGCCTGCTCATGCATAGTCACAATTACCGGAGACCAAAACCATTTTCTGGCAAGCGAGTTGTTGTTTTGGGCGCTGGCGCTTCAGGAGAAGACATTTCCAGAGAAATCGCGCTCCAAGCTAAAGCTGTTTACTGGTGCGCGGAGGCCTTCAACAACCTGGATGAAAGCAGTAAATCAACTGAATGGCCTGAGCAACGAGCCGGTGTCGCCAAGATTGAAAACGCAACTGACGTCCACCTTAAGGATGGATCAAAAATTGGAGACGTAGACGCCTTTCTTTTTTGCACGGGCTACCACTATGAATTCCCGTTCTTGGCCGACGGTATCATCTCAGTAGAGGACAATTGGGTGCATCCGCTTTACCTGGAATTGATTCCTCCCGAACACACCAATATCGCCTTTATTGGCCTACCGCATTCCGTTATTCCATTTCCACTTTTTGAAATGCAGTCAAAATGGTATCTGCGACGGCTTTCCGGTCGTTTTGAATTTCCTTCAATGGACACAATGAGCCTGTCTGTCGCTCAACAAGAAACCACCCTACGGGAAGAAGGTCGACCTCAGCGACATTATCATAAAATGGGTGATGAACAATTCGCCTACATCAATTTGCTGGCGACTCAATGTGGCGCCAATCCACTGCCGGACTGGTTTGAAACACTAGCCCATGAGGCTCGAGAGAAGCGTAACCAATATCCTCATCTCTACCGGGATCTGCCGCTAAAAAACACTCCTAAATATCATACTAAACTATCACAGCTCAAGTAG
- a CDS encoding type II secretion system protein, whose translation MRTRKHQGFTLPELMMAMVIFGFVAAGVYSALFSFAKATNVAMDHLDESARNQFALQKVQQAVRSASEVHKSKADEFEFSYTDLAGDVVRWSLLYDTNSGELKKHNVTEDVVSPLLSDVDNLSFTYYDRFGEETTTQVDINAVKITLETEKTTTAGSKSIDMESTIITFRNRSL comes from the coding sequence TTGCGAACTAGAAAACACCAAGGCTTCACGTTGCCGGAGCTGATGATGGCAATGGTGATTTTTGGTTTTGTTGCGGCTGGCGTATACAGTGCTCTGTTCTCATTTGCCAAGGCAACCAATGTTGCCATGGATCACCTGGACGAATCAGCCAGGAACCAGTTCGCTCTTCAGAAAGTTCAACAGGCGGTTCGAAGTGCTTCTGAAGTGCATAAGAGCAAGGCGGATGAGTTTGAATTTTCTTATACCGATTTGGCAGGTGATGTCGTTCGATGGAGTCTCCTCTATGACACTAACTCTGGAGAACTTAAAAAACATAATGTAACAGAGGATGTGGTATCACCTCTGCTATCAGATGTTGATAATCTTTCCTTTACCTACTATGATCGCTTTGGTGAAGAGACAACGACCCAGGTCGATATCAATGCGGTCAAAATCACATTAGAAACCGAGAAGACCACGACTGCCGGCAGCAAGTCGATTGATATGGAATCAACAATCATTACATTCAGAAATCGTTCATTATGA
- a CDS encoding TetR/AcrR family transcriptional regulator yields MAEKVFSQKGFVAAGISDVVHGLGISAGALYYHFPSKQALLEGIAERSIKKLCEQMDAWLEDEGLSPGEKMDLFFETISNRRRFKMKLARIDFGKAREDVHANEMVVQTGLEPISERLALFIEQGNATKEFKVQYPLSTAIIIFLMLTEFIHRSNRLEKILPNDEIESSMRNSINQLLMRKQ; encoded by the coding sequence ATGGCTGAAAAGGTTTTCTCTCAGAAAGGCTTTGTTGCCGCAGGGATCAGTGACGTGGTTCATGGTCTCGGAATATCGGCTGGGGCACTCTATTACCATTTTCCGAGTAAGCAGGCATTGCTCGAAGGCATCGCTGAGCGCAGCATAAAAAAATTGTGCGAGCAGATGGATGCTTGGCTGGAAGATGAAGGCCTCAGCCCAGGTGAAAAAATGGATCTTTTTTTTGAGACTATTAGTAATCGACGACGCTTTAAAATGAAACTGGCTCGCATTGATTTTGGCAAAGCGCGTGAGGATGTCCATGCGAACGAGATGGTTGTACAGACTGGACTTGAGCCGATCTCGGAACGCTTAGCCCTTTTCATCGAGCAGGGAAATGCTACCAAAGAATTCAAGGTACAGTACCCGCTGTCTACAGCCATCATCATTTTTCTGATGCTGACTGAGTTTATTCATCGCTCCAACCGGTTGGAGAAAATCTTGCCTAATGACGAAATCGAAAGCAGCATGCGAAACTCTATCAATCAACTTCTAATGCGGAAACAATAG
- a CDS encoding DUF7305 domain-containing protein — MISHHKSTVRYAAGELAFHLAESGVELAMFAIGNELLGGSDWQSSGMFDWDYSNKNIELGIRDAELAINVRDEGADAYTITALATVYVGGNTVRKAIETRVVENRTTEQVEEGVGSGLFAYGLVAKDSIKLNHSNPGMLVASYDSKVDFGVPVWGTNTGYDVVVATPSSGNGAISINNATVHGMIRTGGGNVSFSNTHQHDMSQNATVIGADSANTHGIDNNRISTDFDGEFTEADIPTSEGYNEISKDQNYWQNTRDISLGAAYSSTWVNADSINTQNSTTIEIRGDVIIDVNRNVNLGGKLDIKEGASLTLMAKENIQITIGEMDHMFPEQFQVIAKNGRDVVLNNFQVFTGVINAPDSNVRLAGTGGARSDFRGAVVAKRIEITNGVEFFYDINLGAVSTEGEEDASGNDGVGGLDVTQWAEISPSEASKRI, encoded by the coding sequence GTGATTAGCCATCATAAGTCTACTGTTCGGTATGCTGCCGGAGAATTGGCATTCCATCTGGCCGAGTCCGGTGTTGAGCTGGCAATGTTTGCTATTGGGAACGAGCTTCTTGGTGGTTCAGACTGGCAGTCGAGTGGCATGTTTGATTGGGATTATTCCAATAAGAACATCGAGCTGGGGATCAGGGACGCTGAGCTTGCAATCAATGTTCGTGATGAGGGAGCAGACGCTTATACCATTACCGCACTGGCTACGGTTTATGTTGGTGGAAATACTGTCAGAAAGGCAATCGAGACAAGGGTCGTAGAGAACAGGACAACGGAGCAGGTTGAAGAGGGCGTCGGGTCTGGTCTGTTCGCATATGGACTGGTCGCAAAAGATTCCATCAAACTCAATCATAGTAATCCCGGGATGCTGGTGGCCAGTTACGATAGTAAGGTTGATTTTGGCGTTCCGGTTTGGGGAACGAATACGGGCTATGATGTTGTAGTTGCAACGCCATCAAGTGGGAATGGTGCTATATCGATCAATAATGCTACGGTGCACGGTATGATCAGGACAGGGGGCGGAAATGTCAGTTTCAGCAACACTCATCAACATGATATGTCCCAGAATGCAACCGTCATTGGGGCTGATTCAGCGAATACACATGGCATTGATAATAATCGAATATCAACGGACTTTGATGGTGAGTTTACTGAAGCGGATATACCAACATCTGAAGGTTATAATGAGATTTCAAAAGACCAGAATTACTGGCAAAATACTCGCGATATATCTTTGGGCGCTGCGTATTCATCGACTTGGGTCAATGCGGATAGTATCAATACGCAAAATTCAACAACGATAGAGATTCGGGGAGATGTCATTATCGATGTAAACCGTAATGTTAACCTGGGGGGCAAGCTTGATATTAAAGAAGGAGCCAGCTTAACACTCATGGCAAAGGAAAACATTCAGATCACTATCGGTGAGATGGATCATATGTTTCCTGAGCAGTTTCAGGTAATTGCCAAGAATGGTCGTGATGTGGTTCTCAATAATTTCCAGGTCTTCACAGGTGTTATTAATGCTCCTGATTCTAACGTAAGGCTGGCCGGGACCGGAGGTGCTCGCTCTGACTTTCGAGGTGCTGTCGTGGCTAAAAGAATTGAAATAACCAATGGTGTTGAATTCTTCTATGATATTAACCTCGGGGCAGTATCCACTGAGGGAGAAGAAGACGCCAGTGGTAATGATGGCGTCGGTGGGCTCGACGTAACCCAATGGGCTGAGATATCTCCCTCGGAAGCTAGCAAAAGAATTTGA
- a CDS encoding carbohydrate ABC transporter permease has protein sequence MTSQRARVIQKVIIYLMLLLGAAAFIAPFAWMVSTSLKPLNETMSVPPKWIPSEALWRNYPEAIAEMKYFWRYAGNTVYLCLLTVIGTVLSSAIAAYGFSRIEWKGRDKVFVLVLATMMIPFPVVMVPIYSLFKEIGWTGSFKPLWVPSFLAGAFNVFLLRQFFLTLPKELSEAANIDGCNEFQIFWHVILPLAKPALIVVALFQFMATWNDFLGPLVYLTEQEDFTLALGLQAYQSKSGGTDWNYLMAASTLVVLPVVILFFFTQRFFVEGIATTGGKG, from the coding sequence ATGACATCCCAGAGAGCCAGAGTCATTCAGAAGGTAATTATTTACCTCATGCTATTGTTGGGGGCTGCAGCTTTTATTGCGCCATTTGCCTGGATGGTTTCCACTTCGCTTAAGCCATTGAACGAGACCATGTCGGTTCCGCCCAAATGGATACCGTCGGAAGCGCTTTGGAGGAATTATCCGGAAGCGATTGCCGAGATGAAGTATTTCTGGCGTTATGCCGGTAATACCGTCTACCTCTGCCTGTTAACTGTCATTGGTACGGTTTTGAGTAGTGCGATCGCCGCTTATGGATTTTCACGTATCGAGTGGAAGGGGCGTGATAAGGTGTTTGTTCTTGTTCTTGCCACGATGATGATTCCTTTTCCTGTCGTGATGGTGCCCATCTATTCGCTTTTTAAAGAGATCGGCTGGACGGGTAGTTTTAAGCCACTCTGGGTTCCGAGCTTTTTGGCAGGAGCGTTTAACGTCTTTCTTTTGCGTCAGTTCTTTCTCACCTTACCAAAGGAATTGAGTGAGGCGGCGAATATTGATGGCTGTAATGAATTCCAGATCTTCTGGCACGTGATTCTGCCCTTGGCCAAGCCAGCTTTAATCGTAGTGGCGCTCTTTCAATTTATGGCCACCTGGAATGACTTCCTTGGTCCGTTGGTTTACTTGACTGAGCAGGAAGACTTCACGCTCGCTCTTGGTTTGCAGGCTTACCAGAGCAAATCTGGCGGGACTGATTGGAACTACCTGATGGCGGCCTCTACGTTAGTCGTTCTGCCTGTGGTTATTCTCTTCTTCTTTACCCAGCGATTCTTTGTTGAGGGAATTGCAACAACAGGGGGTAAGGGCTGA
- a CDS encoding type II secretion system protein encodes MNTRKDMTPTSERWKRGFTLVELLVSFGIIAILAAILIPTVGSVRTSANLSDSQSRIRQILTATHLFSLDHSGHMPKVATDQEYPDGDFFFLMESNGVADLESSALLPYLEDTDIFFAKGDDGLKEDGSPGRNFSYSFNFLINKGILPEGGSGPTDFDKALGTVQYQTVLEPSKKIMVFEEEAPNDAFCVWFMDSDRLTDRYAGKGPVGFVDGHVEVLEPDVVFGNAEYGEFVQQSDQY; translated from the coding sequence ATGAATACACGAAAAGATATGACCCCAACAAGCGAGCGATGGAAGCGCGGCTTTACGTTGGTTGAATTACTTGTATCATTTGGAATCATTGCAATTCTGGCGGCGATCCTTATCCCGACTGTCGGTTCAGTTCGAACCAGTGCAAACCTTTCCGATTCACAGAGTCGCATCCGCCAGATCCTTACCGCAACACATTTGTTTTCATTGGACCATTCCGGTCATATGCCCAAGGTGGCCACGGACCAGGAGTATCCCGATGGTGATTTCTTTTTCTTGATGGAATCCAATGGCGTGGCCGATCTTGAATCAAGCGCGCTGCTTCCTTACCTTGAGGATACGGATATCTTTTTTGCCAAGGGAGATGATGGCCTGAAGGAAGATGGTTCGCCTGGACGTAACTTTTCTTATTCCTTCAACTTTCTCATCAATAAAGGTATCCTCCCGGAAGGAGGTTCCGGCCCGACAGACTTTGATAAGGCGCTTGGCACGGTTCAGTATCAGACCGTGCTGGAGCCTTCCAAAAAAATCATGGTCTTTGAAGAGGAAGCACCGAACGATGCATTCTGTGTCTGGTTTATGGACTCAGACAGACTAACTGATCGTTATGCCGGTAAAGGACCGGTTGGCTTTGTTGATGGACATGTTGAGGTCCTCGAACCGGATGTTGTTTTTGGCAATGCTGAATACGGAGAGTTTGTTCAACAAAGTGATCAATATTAA
- a CDS encoding sugar ABC transporter permease, with product MTKRERRNLRVGLLFISPWLLGFFLTALYPLVSSTYLSFTDYSVLSKPVYIGVDNYTDLVEDELFWKSLWNTFYFAALSIPLNIIMALVLAILLSTNMPGKKIFRTIYFLPSLVPMVCLAVLWQWMLNGRLGLINTALRPLTDGLNWLMGTNFAPPNWLADPAYAKLGLVLAGAWGVGNAVVIFLAGLQDVPRTLYEAADLDGCNFWQKTLHVTLPIISPVIYFNGIMALIGSFQVFAVPWIMTGGGTGPSRSMLFAATYIYTKAFDSWSMGYACAIALILFLIILVLTLAATKLSERHIHYSGK from the coding sequence ATGACAAAACGTGAAAGACGAAACCTCCGTGTGGGATTGCTTTTTATCAGCCCCTGGTTACTCGGTTTTTTTCTGACAGCACTCTATCCCTTGGTCAGCTCGACCTATTTGTCCTTTACGGACTATTCCGTTCTTTCAAAACCGGTTTATATCGGCGTGGATAATTACACGGATCTGGTTGAGGATGAGTTGTTCTGGAAATCTCTTTGGAACACGTTCTACTTTGCAGCGTTATCCATTCCGCTGAACATCATCATGGCTTTGGTTTTAGCCATTTTATTGAGCACCAACATGCCGGGAAAAAAGATTTTCCGGACGATTTATTTTCTGCCATCACTGGTGCCGATGGTATGCCTTGCCGTTCTATGGCAATGGATGCTTAACGGTCGCCTGGGGCTAATCAACACTGCATTGCGACCCTTGACGGATGGACTCAACTGGCTGATGGGGACGAACTTTGCTCCGCCAAATTGGCTGGCCGATCCGGCTTACGCAAAGCTGGGATTGGTTTTGGCCGGGGCCTGGGGAGTTGGCAATGCCGTTGTGATTTTTCTGGCTGGCTTACAGGATGTGCCTCGCACGCTTTATGAGGCCGCTGATCTGGATGGCTGTAACTTTTGGCAAAAAACGCTACATGTTACCCTGCCAATCATTTCTCCTGTTATTTACTTTAATGGGATCATGGCATTGATCGGTTCATTTCAAGTCTTTGCAGTGCCCTGGATCATGACTGGAGGAGGCACTGGGCCGAGTCGTTCGATGCTGTTTGCTGCTACCTATATTTATACAAAAGCGTTTGACAGTTGGAGTATGGGCTATGCTTGTGCCATCGCGCTCATTCTATTTCTTATCATTCTCGTCCTGACCCTGGCGGCTACCAAGCTTTCTGAACGGCATATTCATTATTCAGGGAAGTAA
- a CDS encoding ABC transporter substrate-binding protein, producing the protein MCLFLLLNGCGPEVREDGRVEIDYWEKWTGFERQAMADLVDKFNASQDEIFVKFLSVSNIDRKLMLATAGGNPPDLAGIWSVNVPTYAENGALTPLDRFAEEYGITRDYYLPVLWDEITLHNRLWALPTTPGANALHWNKKLFREAGLDPDTPPRSIAELEEFNDKITRLDDSGNIEILGHLPKEPGWWIANWCYWFDGELWNKDDQITAQHPGNLAALEWVATYPERFGPDKLMAFQEMSGNFASPQNPFFRGRVAMVIQGPWLYNFINSFAPEDFEWGVAPFPTADPDDIGVSIVECDVVVIPKGAAHPDEAFKFIAWLQQQENIEQLNLGQQKFSPLAEVSDEFYEKHPNPNIMVYRKLAEHPNSVGRPRMPTYNDYNEDLVNAYDEVLRMNTTPKEALEDVQARQQKLFDRMYRRWQKVKDARMEEWDAQ; encoded by the coding sequence ATGTGTCTTTTTTTACTCCTTAACGGCTGCGGGCCGGAGGTGCGTGAGGATGGTCGGGTTGAAATCGACTATTGGGAGAAGTGGACTGGCTTTGAGCGACAGGCCATGGCCGATCTTGTTGATAAATTCAACGCATCCCAGGACGAGATATTCGTAAAGTTTCTCTCGGTCAGTAACATCGATCGTAAACTGATGTTGGCGACGGCAGGTGGTAATCCACCCGACCTGGCTGGTATCTGGTCTGTTAATGTGCCAACTTATGCTGAGAACGGAGCGTTGACCCCGCTGGATCGTTTTGCCGAGGAATACGGTATTACGAGGGATTATTATCTGCCAGTGCTGTGGGATGAGATAACGCTTCACAATCGTCTCTGGGCACTGCCGACGACTCCGGGCGCCAATGCATTGCATTGGAATAAAAAGTTGTTTCGTGAGGCCGGACTTGATCCTGATACGCCACCGCGTTCCATTGCCGAACTGGAAGAGTTTAATGACAAGATCACTCGACTGGATGATAGCGGGAACATCGAGATACTGGGTCATTTGCCAAAAGAACCCGGCTGGTGGATTGCGAACTGGTGTTACTGGTTTGATGGTGAGCTGTGGAATAAGGATGATCAAATTACGGCCCAGCACCCGGGTAATCTTGCTGCCCTGGAATGGGTCGCGACATATCCGGAGCGTTTTGGCCCTGATAAGCTGATGGCTTTCCAGGAGATGAGTGGTAACTTTGCATCGCCGCAGAATCCTTTCTTCCGTGGGCGTGTCGCCATGGTGATACAGGGACCCTGGTTGTATAACTTCATCAACAGCTTTGCCCCTGAAGATTTCGAGTGGGGCGTTGCTCCGTTCCCAACGGCTGATCCTGATGATATTGGGGTGTCGATTGTGGAATGTGATGTTGTTGTGATCCCGAAGGGAGCAGCCCATCCGGATGAGGCTTTCAAGTTTATTGCCTGGTTGCAGCAGCAGGAGAATATTGAGCAGCTTAATCTTGGTCAGCAGAAGTTCAGTCCACTTGCTGAAGTCAGTGACGAATTTTATGAGAAGCATCCAAATCCGAATATCATGGTTTATCGTAAGCTGGCTGAACATCCTAATTCAGTCGGACGACCACGGATGCCGACTTATAATGATTACAACGAAGATCTGGTTAACGCCTATGATGAAGTCCTGCGTATGAATACTACGCCGAAAGAAGCACTGGAAGATGTTCAGGCTCGCCAGCAAAAACTGTTCGACCGCATGTATCGACGCTGGCAGAAGGTGAAGGATGCGCGTATGGAGGAGTGGGACGCACAATGA